In Panicum virgatum strain AP13 chromosome 4N, P.virgatum_v5, whole genome shotgun sequence, a single window of DNA contains:
- the LOC120669218 gene encoding uncharacterized protein At1g10890-like → MEITGASGPPSSVAPRRKTRCAVKKIPLSKAGLRAAQQSLKSSTRKGTRKVRGASAPPATAVVGRASLSGAKRKAEGSSTEGGSSDAALLTSPRASLAKRQARRGEEKKKEEEEASNRVSPPLQDVEMQDPPRDEGAVHVVVEAREVPAIEVARTEEVLAIEAERTRAEPSEGDRTPPTKEEVEEDESLGNHLVECAKVTHELVEELAGRSNAVGRVAELEAKVAELEAQGRRLEAERPEACTKANVELQKLREVAKAREAATEEKLRLEQQARREADDQVAQGRATLDRLSRPLEALLGAFEPKGVATAESLSERLEASRGRLEAFVKGAARDAVHHTLGLVKSHLPEADLDSVGDGIPEDCSNADWEANHAAVLEIAERIVAEL, encoded by the exons atggagatcaccggAGCCTCGGGGCCGCCGTCGTCGGTCGCCCCGAGGAGGAAGACGCGCTGTGCTGTGAAGAAGATACCACTGTCGAAGGCGGGGTTGAGGGCGGCGCAGCAGTCGCTGAAGAGCTCGACCCGCAAGGGGACGAGAAAAGTCCGGGGAGCGTCGGCGCCCCCGGCCACTGCTGTAGTGGG GAGGGCATCGCTCAGCGGTGCCAAGAGGAAGGCGGAAGGGTCATCCACCGAGGGCGGCTCCAGTGATGCCGCACTACTGACCTCACCGCGGGCGAGTCTGGCGAAGAGGCAGGCCCGCCGCGGGgaggagaagaaaaaggaggaggaggaggccagcaaCAGGGTCTCCCCTCCTCTCCAGGACGTGGAGATGCAGGATCCACCCCGTGACGAAGGGGCGGTGCACGTGGTGGTCGAGGCGCGAGAGGTCCCGGCCATTGAGGTGGCGAGGACCGAGGAGGTCCTGGCCATCGAAGCGGAGAGGACCCGGGCCGAGCCCTCCGAGGGGGACAGGACCCCGCCGACGAAGGAGGAGGTCGAGGAGGATGAATCACTCGGCAACCACTTAGTCGAGTGTGCCAAGGTGACCCATGAGTTGGTTGAG GAGCTGGCCGGGAGGAGCAACGCCgtcggccgggtggcggagctcgaggccaaGGTGGCCGAGCTGGAGGCGCAGGGCCGCCGGCTGGAGGCCGAGAGG CCGGAGGCCTGCACCAAGGCCAACGTGGAGCTGCAGAAGCTCCGGGAGGTGGCTAAGGCCCGGGAGGCCGCCACCGAGGAGAAGCTTCGCCTAGAGCAGCAGGCTCGTCGAG AAGCGGATGATCAAGTGGCGCAAGGCCGGGCGACACTGGATCGCCTGAGTAGGCCGCTGGAGGCTCTGCTTGGGGCGTTCGAGCCCAAGGGCGTGGCAACGGCTGAGAGCCTATCTGAGAGGCTGGAGGCGTCCCGTGGCCGACTGGAGGCCTTCGTCAAGGGAGCTGCCAGGGATGCCGTGCATCATACGCTGGGACTGGTGAAGTCCCATCTCCCGGAGGCGGATCTGGATTCGGTGGGAGATGGCATTCCTGAAGACTGCTCCAACGCAGATTGGGAGGCCAACCACGCCGCTGTCCTGGAGATCGCCGAGCGTATTGTGGCGGAGCTGTGA